The window CGCGTCTTCGCGTCAGGAATGCTATCCTGCACAGTCACCTTTATGCCCGAGCAGAGAGCCAGACAATATCACCGTGACCGCGTCGCCAGCACCTTCACCGAGGAGATCACCGCGATGCTTGAAGGCGAGCTGTCCGACCCTCGCATCGCCCCCTGCTACGTCACTGAGGTGGTCCTCGCTCCCGGTGGTAAGAGCTGCCGTGTCTTCATCGCCGTGTATGGGGATGAGAAAGCCGAGAACGACACCCTGGCCGGCCTCATGGCAGCGCGCAACTACATCCGCACCCAAATCCGTGAGCGTATGGCCGTCCGTCATGTCCCTGAGCTCACCTTCGCCATCGATCGCTCCGAAAAAATTGGCGCCCGGATGGACGAGCTTCTGGGCCGCGTCGGCAAGCATCGCGAAAAGATCCAGCGCAAAGTAGCCGCTGCCGCACAGGAGAGCCATCGCTAACCCATGATGCGCGCCGACGCCATTGCCCGAATTCTTCGAATTGTCTGCGACCATGAGACGTTTCTCATCACATCGCACGCCCGCCCTGACGGCGACGCCATCGGGTCCGCGCTCGGCCTCATG of the Acidobacteriaceae bacterium genome contains:
- the rbfA gene encoding 30S ribosome-binding factor RbfA — its product is MPEQRARQYHRDRVASTFTEEITAMLEGELSDPRIAPCYVTEVVLAPGGKSCRVFIAVYGDEKAENDTLAGLMAARNYIRTQIRERMAVRHVPELTFAIDRSEKIGARMDELLGRVGKHREKIQRKVAAAAQESHR